Proteins co-encoded in one Ruegeria sp. HKCCD4315 genomic window:
- a CDS encoding TadE/TadG family type IV pilus assembly protein codes for MIRKTKSKLSFFKRSETGNATIEFVMIVPFFLAFLGIGAEMNVITTQHGALEQGVDRVVRDIRLNTGTKWDHDVIKIRICEISGIQNCEANLRLEMIRQNAFVGINLPEKPDCTDSTEEVNPLHEFKFDSGESNELMILRACLRVDPVFKTSVIAREVPDESGHYSLTATTAFVQEPR; via the coding sequence ATGATCCGTAAGACCAAGTCAAAACTTAGCTTCTTCAAGCGATCAGAGACCGGAAACGCGACGATCGAATTTGTTATGATCGTTCCCTTCTTCCTGGCGTTTTTGGGGATTGGGGCGGAAATGAACGTTATCACCACGCAACACGGCGCTCTGGAACAAGGCGTAGATAGGGTGGTTCGGGACATTCGACTGAACACTGGTACAAAATGGGATCATGACGTCATTAAAATCCGGATCTGTGAAATTTCTGGCATCCAGAACTGCGAGGCGAACCTGCGTTTGGAAATGATCAGGCAGAACGCGTTCGTAGGAATAAATCTTCCTGAAAAACCAGACTGCACCGATAGCACGGAAGAGGTTAACCCGCTGCATGAGTTTAAGTTCGACAGCGGTGAATCAAACGAGTTGATGATCCTTCGCGCCTGCCTCCGTGTTGACCCCGTATTCAAGACGTCTGTCATCGCGCGTGAAGTCCCCGACGAATCCGGTCATTACTCTTTGACTGCGACGACGGCATTCGTACAGGAGCCACGGTAA
- a CDS encoding pilus assembly protein TadG-related protein, whose protein sequence is MIKHSLQNDGSMPKRKASQLRAFVDREDGTFTIFTLLILILMLAITGMSMDIMTHERDRANVQSTLDRAVLAAADLDQKLPPQQVVEDYMEKAGLGHLEKTITVVEGFGSRTVSATAEAVVPTRFLRFGTVTELGIVAASTAEESIGSVEISLVLDMSGSMTRSSATAGKSKIEVLRSAAKEFVTLMLEESGETKISMSIVPYATQVNAGQDILGKFDNVTSEHAYSHCVNFTSGQFSSATLDPSVFYQRTAHFDPWRYSSAYVNGGYTDGEQSPAYYVCPVRNGSEITPVTDNVEYLHNRIDALTASGNTSIDVGMKWGVGMLDPTFQPVINDLAAEGKVPAKFSVRPESFDSDVLKVVIVMTDGQNTTQYMLDSSVRSGQTDIWFNPEFERADGKKGEYSVRYARNPDRWVWMQHTEENGGSYVTAEHPFGNPPNENDSNEEIGTATRLTYPELFDLASLWWNAKNNYYWQSNHESNWYWNLRKSVGSSTKNTRTASICGAAKDEGVIIYGIAFEAPTNGLNTIKSCASSDSHVYNVSGLNLEKAFASIASSIRKLRLTQ, encoded by the coding sequence ATGATTAAACACTCGCTTCAGAACGACGGCTCGATGCCGAAACGCAAAGCTTCCCAATTGCGCGCGTTCGTTGACAGGGAAGACGGCACTTTTACAATCTTCACTCTACTCATCCTGATCCTGATGCTTGCGATCACCGGCATGTCCATGGACATCATGACTCATGAACGTGATCGCGCCAACGTGCAATCCACCTTGGACCGTGCCGTTCTGGCTGCCGCAGACCTGGACCAAAAACTTCCTCCGCAACAGGTTGTCGAAGACTATATGGAAAAGGCCGGTCTGGGCCATCTTGAAAAGACGATTACAGTTGTCGAAGGGTTCGGCTCGAGAACAGTGTCAGCGACGGCAGAGGCGGTCGTGCCAACGCGTTTCCTGCGGTTCGGTACTGTGACAGAGCTGGGGATTGTAGCGGCAAGTACTGCCGAAGAGTCGATCGGTTCGGTCGAGATTTCTCTGGTTCTGGACATGTCTGGGTCTATGACAAGATCGTCTGCCACCGCGGGGAAGTCGAAAATCGAAGTTCTGCGAAGCGCAGCCAAGGAATTTGTCACGCTGATGCTTGAAGAATCCGGCGAGACTAAAATTTCAATGTCGATTGTGCCTTATGCAACGCAGGTCAATGCGGGGCAGGACATTTTGGGCAAGTTCGACAATGTAACGTCGGAACATGCTTATTCGCACTGCGTGAATTTCACATCGGGTCAATTTAGCTCTGCGACGCTTGACCCGTCAGTCTTTTACCAACGCACCGCTCATTTCGACCCATGGCGCTACAGCAGCGCATATGTAAACGGTGGGTATACTGATGGTGAACAGAGCCCCGCTTATTATGTGTGTCCAGTGCGTAATGGCAGTGAGATCACACCTGTTACGGACAACGTTGAGTATCTGCACAATCGCATCGACGCCCTGACGGCAAGCGGCAACACCTCTATTGATGTGGGTATGAAGTGGGGTGTTGGAATGTTGGATCCGACATTCCAGCCGGTGATCAACGATCTGGCGGCCGAAGGCAAAGTGCCTGCGAAATTCTCGGTTCGCCCTGAATCCTTCGACTCGGATGTTCTGAAGGTCGTGATCGTCATGACCGACGGTCAAAACACCACGCAATACATGCTGGACTCGTCTGTCCGCAGTGGACAGACCGATATCTGGTTCAACCCCGAATTTGAGCGGGCAGATGGCAAGAAAGGCGAATACAGCGTTCGTTATGCGCGCAACCCTGATCGGTGGGTTTGGATGCAACATACCGAAGAAAACGGCGGTAGTTACGTCACTGCGGAGCATCCGTTCGGGAACCCCCCCAATGAGAACGACTCGAACGAAGAGATCGGAACTGCAACGCGCCTGACCTATCCCGAACTGTTCGATCTGGCCTCGCTGTGGTGGAATGCCAAGAATAACTACTACTGGCAGTCCAACCATGAAAGCAACTGGTATTGGAACCTTCGGAAATCTGTCGGCTCATCCACAAAAAATACGCGTACGGCCAGCATTTGTGGCGCAGCGAAAGACGAGGGTGTCATCATTTACGGCATTGCGTTCGAGGCACCGACCAACGGCCTGAACACCATCAAGTCCTGCGCCAGCTCGGATAGTCATGTTTACAACGTAAGCGGGCTGAACCTGGAAAAGGCGTTTGCATCGATCGCGTCCTCTATCCGCAAACTGAGGCTGACCCAATGA
- the dnaG gene encoding DNA primase: MSLPPGFLDELRTRLSLSQVVGRKVMWDQRKSNQGKGDMWAPCPFHHEKTASFHVDDQKGFYYCFGCHAKGDAISFVKETENVSFIEAVEILAREAGMPMPARDPKAQEKQDRRSQLADVMEQAVQFFRLQLKTGAGAPARDYLTGRGLDAQALDRWEIGFAPDGWQALWDHLRGKNVAEDLILGAGLAKPSNKGKKPYDTFRNRIMFPIRDPRGRCIAFGGRAMDPNDNAKYLNSPETELFDKGRSLFNHGPARQAAGKGQPLIVAEGYMDVIALAEAGFGASVAPLGTAITEHQLQLLWRVSNEPIIALDGDTAGLRAAMRAVDLALPLLEAGKSLRFALMPEGKDPDDLLRAEGSGAVQSVLESAIPMVKLLWQRETEGKVFDSPERKAALDKSLRDKIKLIRDPSIRSHYGQEIKDLRWQLFRPQRQPQNRQWQPRGKWQPPQSASPGARASFLASSETADIQLREAAILAIAILNPQVVVQFEHQLEDMECLNPEYAALRDAILRHAIDDPDHLKDHIVDSLGAQPLENLLVLRHVAVIPCVYKPGDVEKAEMTLAEELAKIKALQGLDAEIAEAAEELSDLADEALTYRLAQAAEERNRTSRSQNEDRAVFDIADNGARINRDEKDAFKAIMSGIKFERKRR, encoded by the coding sequence ATGTCTTTGCCCCCCGGATTTCTGGATGAGTTGCGTACCCGGCTAAGCCTGTCTCAGGTCGTCGGGCGCAAAGTTATGTGGGATCAGCGCAAGTCCAACCAAGGCAAGGGGGATATGTGGGCCCCATGCCCGTTTCACCATGAAAAGACGGCCTCGTTCCACGTCGATGACCAGAAGGGGTTTTATTACTGCTTCGGCTGTCACGCCAAAGGCGACGCAATCAGTTTTGTGAAGGAAACCGAGAATGTCTCATTCATCGAAGCGGTTGAGATTTTGGCGCGTGAGGCCGGGATGCCCATGCCCGCCCGTGATCCCAAAGCGCAGGAAAAGCAGGACCGCCGGTCGCAATTGGCTGATGTGATGGAGCAGGCAGTGCAGTTCTTCCGACTGCAACTCAAAACAGGGGCGGGTGCGCCTGCACGCGATTACTTGACGGGTCGAGGGTTGGACGCGCAAGCGCTGGATCGGTGGGAGATCGGATTTGCCCCGGATGGGTGGCAGGCGCTGTGGGATCATCTGCGCGGCAAGAATGTGGCTGAGGATCTGATCCTTGGGGCAGGGCTGGCCAAGCCGTCCAACAAGGGTAAGAAACCTTATGACACGTTCCGTAACCGGATCATGTTCCCTATCCGCGATCCGCGTGGACGGTGTATCGCGTTTGGTGGGCGGGCGATGGACCCCAATGATAACGCTAAATACCTGAACTCGCCCGAGACCGAGTTGTTCGATAAAGGGCGCAGCCTGTTCAACCATGGCCCTGCGCGGCAGGCGGCGGGCAAAGGGCAGCCTTTGATCGTGGCCGAAGGGTATATGGACGTGATTGCGCTGGCCGAGGCGGGCTTTGGCGCGTCGGTCGCCCCTTTGGGCACGGCAATCACCGAGCATCAGTTGCAATTGCTCTGGCGCGTTTCCAACGAACCGATCATTGCGCTGGATGGTGATACGGCGGGACTGCGTGCTGCGATGCGAGCGGTCGATCTGGCTTTGCCGTTGCTCGAAGCGGGTAAATCACTGCGCTTTGCACTGATGCCCGAAGGCAAGGATCCCGACGATTTGTTGCGGGCAGAAGGGTCTGGGGCTGTGCAATCGGTGCTGGAAAGCGCCATTCCGATGGTCAAACTGCTGTGGCAGCGTGAGACCGAAGGGAAAGTCTTTGACAGCCCCGAGCGCAAGGCGGCGCTGGACAAATCGTTGCGCGACAAGATCAAACTGATCCGCGACCCCTCGATCCGCTCGCATTATGGGCAAGAGATCAAGGATTTGCGCTGGCAGCTATTCCGTCCCCAGCGCCAACCACAGAACCGACAGTGGCAGCCGCGTGGCAAGTGGCAGCCTCCGCAGAGCGCCTCGCCGGGTGCGCGGGCGTCTTTCCTGGCGTCGTCCGAGACCGCTGATATCCAACTGCGCGAGGCGGCCATTCTCGCCATCGCCATCCTAAACCCACAGGTCGTTGTCCAGTTCGAGCACCAGCTTGAAGACATGGAATGCCTCAACCCCGAATACGCTGCCCTGCGAGACGCCATTCTGCGTCACGCGATTGATGATCCGGATCATCTGAAAGACCACATTGTAGATTCTTTGGGGGCTCAGCCCCTTGAAAACCTGCTGGTCCTTCGCCATGTCGCAGTGATCCCCTGTGTGTATAAACCAGGCGACGTTGAAAAGGCCGAGATGACGCTGGCCGAGGAACTCGCAAAGATCAAAGCTCTCCAGGGGTTGGATGCTGAGATAGCCGAAGCGGCGGAGGAATTGTCTGATCTGGCCGATGAGGCGCTGACATATCGGCTGGCGCAAGCCGCCGAAGAGCGCAACCGTACAAGCCGCAGCCAGAACGAAGACAGGGCCGTATTCGACATTGCCGACAACGGTGCGCGAATCAATCGCGACGAGAAAGACGCGTTTAAGGCAATCATGTCCGGTATCAAATTCGAGCGGAAACGCCGGTAA
- a CDS encoding TadE/TadG family type IV pilus assembly protein: protein MSVMRNVKKRVQAFKEDESGILTVEALMIFPLLLWTVTFSFTAFEGFRQSASNQKAAYTVSDLISRESQEVTDIYIDSLQELMGRMINNRSDVDVRISLLRYEEDEDRHDVRWSTARGYDWVWDDTNVEELKDRLPPMPDQDTIILVETSNEYIPMFKPGWDFATGITFENFIFTSPRFAGKVACDLERPPVICKKED from the coding sequence ATGTCTGTCATGCGAAACGTGAAAAAACGCGTCCAAGCCTTCAAGGAAGATGAAAGCGGCATTCTGACAGTAGAAGCCCTGATGATCTTCCCTCTGTTGCTTTGGACTGTCACATTCTCTTTCACAGCATTTGAAGGGTTTCGGCAGAGCGCGTCGAATCAAAAGGCGGCTTATACAGTCAGCGACCTGATCTCGCGTGAATCACAGGAAGTGACCGACATATATATCGACTCGCTACAAGAGTTGATGGGACGGATGATCAACAACCGTTCCGATGTGGATGTTCGGATCTCATTGTTGCGGTACGAAGAAGATGAAGACCGACACGATGTGCGCTGGTCAACCGCACGCGGATACGATTGGGTTTGGGACGACACCAATGTCGAAGAACTCAAAGATCGTCTGCCGCCGATGCCCGACCAAGACACGATTATTTTGGTGGAAACATCGAACGAATATATTCCGATGTTCAAACCGGGTTGGGACTTTGCAACCGGAATTACCTTTGAAAACTTCATCTTCACAAGCCCCCGCTTTGCCGGCAAGGTTGCATGTGACCTAGAGAGACCCCCGGTCATCTGTAAGAAGGAAGACTAG
- a CDS encoding TetR/AcrR family transcriptional regulator — MARTQGSHSDITGPRIRKAALHLFARHGYAAVSMRQIAKEVGVQAGALYNYTPDKQSLLYRLMREHMQELLSAFHDLQGGDDAEEALRQFVGFHIRFHLQRPDEVFIAYMELRNLSPDNFAEIEDLRRQYENALENILHAGQQAGQFAIPDTKIATLAVIAMLNGVMTWYRSGGRLSLDEVEQTYWNMVHKAVTA; from the coding sequence ATGGCACGAACCCAAGGCTCTCATTCTGACATTACCGGCCCCCGCATTCGTAAGGCTGCGCTGCACCTGTTTGCACGTCACGGTTATGCCGCTGTTTCGATGCGGCAGATTGCGAAAGAAGTCGGTGTACAGGCGGGGGCCCTGTACAATTACACACCAGACAAGCAGAGCCTGCTGTACCGTTTGATGCGGGAACATATGCAAGAGCTGCTGTCAGCGTTTCACGATTTGCAAGGTGGCGATGACGCGGAGGAAGCGCTGCGCCAGTTCGTCGGGTTTCACATCCGGTTCCATTTACAACGCCCTGATGAGGTTTTCATTGCCTACATGGAGCTGCGAAACCTTTCGCCCGACAACTTCGCAGAAATTGAGGACCTTCGCCGACAATACGAAAACGCGTTGGAAAACATCCTTCACGCCGGGCAGCAAGCTGGTCAGTTTGCTATACCAGACACCAAGATTGCGACGCTTGCCGTGATTGCGATGTTGAACGGTGTGATGACCTGGTATCGATCCGGTGGCCGATTGTCGCTGGATGAGGTCGAACAGACCTATTGGAACATGGTGCACAAGGCTGTGACGGCCTGA
- a CDS encoding Glu/Leu/Phe/Val dehydrogenase yields MTGIKEPSFRESVDLMFNRAASLMDLPPGLEQKIRVCNATYTVRFGVRLRGEIHTFTGYRSVHSEHMEPVKGGIRYALAVNQDEVEALAALMTYKCALVETPFGGSKGGLCIDPRKYEEHEMEQITRRFAYELAKRDLINPSQNVPAPDMGTGEREMAWMADQYARMNTTDINARACVTGKPLNAGGIAGRVEATGRGIQYALREFFRHPEDVQKAGLSGKLDGKRVVVQGLGNVGYHAAKFLSEQDGSIIVGIIEWDGALYNPDGIDVEAVRQWIVKHGGVKDYPDATHSAEGGSVLEAECDILIPAALEGVINLSNAERIKAPLIIEAANGPVTAGADEILRKKGTVIIPDMYANAGGVTVSYFEWVKNLSHIRFGRMQRRQEEARHELIVSELERLDRYLGDAWTMSPDFKTQYLKGADELELVRSGLDDTMRIAYQSMREVWHSRDDVEDLRTAAYIVAIDRVAKSYRAKGL; encoded by the coding sequence ATGACCGGCATCAAAGAACCCAGCTTTCGTGAGAGTGTTGACTTGATGTTCAATAGGGCGGCGTCCCTGATGGACCTACCGCCGGGGCTGGAGCAAAAGATCCGGGTTTGCAACGCGACCTACACCGTACGATTTGGTGTGCGGCTCAGGGGGGAAATCCATACCTTCACCGGATACCGTTCTGTGCATTCCGAACATATGGAGCCTGTCAAAGGCGGTATCCGCTATGCTTTGGCCGTGAACCAGGACGAAGTTGAAGCGCTGGCTGCGCTGATGACCTATAAGTGCGCGCTGGTTGAGACGCCGTTTGGCGGATCGAAAGGCGGTTTGTGCATTGATCCCAGAAAGTACGAAGAACATGAGATGGAGCAGATCACCCGACGCTTTGCCTATGAACTGGCCAAGCGTGACCTGATCAACCCGTCTCAGAACGTCCCGGCCCCCGATATGGGAACGGGTGAACGAGAAATGGCATGGATGGCCGACCAATACGCGCGGATGAACACCACGGACATCAACGCGCGCGCTTGTGTAACGGGTAAGCCTCTGAACGCGGGTGGCATTGCCGGACGGGTTGAGGCAACGGGACGCGGCATCCAATACGCGCTGCGCGAGTTCTTCCGTCATCCGGAAGACGTGCAGAAAGCTGGCCTGTCCGGCAAGCTGGACGGTAAGCGCGTAGTGGTGCAGGGATTGGGTAATGTGGGGTACCACGCGGCCAAGTTCCTCAGCGAACAGGACGGCTCAATCATCGTTGGCATCATCGAATGGGACGGTGCGCTGTACAATCCCGACGGCATCGACGTTGAAGCGGTCCGCCAGTGGATCGTCAAACATGGCGGGGTCAAGGATTACCCCGATGCGACCCACTCGGCCGAAGGTGGAAGCGTGCTGGAAGCGGAATGTGACATCCTGATCCCGGCTGCACTGGAAGGTGTTATCAACTTGTCCAATGCCGAACGGATCAAAGCGCCCTTGATCATCGAAGCCGCAAACGGGCCGGTGACGGCAGGTGCGGATGAAATTCTGCGCAAGAAGGGCACAGTGATCATCCCGGATATGTATGCCAACGCTGGTGGTGTGACCGTTTCTTACTTCGAATGGGTCAAAAACCTCAGCCATATCCGCTTTGGCCGGATGCAGCGGCGACAGGAAGAAGCGCGGCATGAGTTGATCGTGAGCGAATTGGAAAGGCTGGACCGCTATCTTGGCGATGCCTGGACGATGTCGCCTGACTTTAAGACGCAGTATCTGAAAGGGGCTGACGAGTTGGAACTGGTTCGGTCCGGTCTGGATGACACCATGCGCATTGCTTACCAGTCGATGCGCGAGGTCTGGCACAGCCGAGACGATGTAGAGGACCTGCGTACAGCGGCCTATATCGTGGCCATTGACCGCGTGGCGAAAAGCTACCGCGCCAAAGGGCTCTGA
- a CDS encoding pirin family protein encodes MSLRPTLETRRAIPTMEGAGVKLHRAFGFQDPSELDPFLLFDDFRNERPQDYQAGFPWHPHRGIETITYVLAGSVEHSDSLGNTGTLGAGDVQWMTAGSGILHQEMPHGNTSGQMHGFQLWGNLPSDQKMTAPRYQDVQSKDIPEVTDDDGTTVRVIVGEFWGKTGPVDGIAADPQYLDISIPAGVKKTFRIDTYRRAFAYVFQGQAAFADASQPTGVLLEKEVAGQEVNIRDMSGDRTLVRFGTGDEITVQAGEEGVRFLLISGAPIDEPVAWHGPIVMNTRAELEQAFRELRNGTFIRPAH; translated from the coding sequence ATGTCTCTCAGACCTACATTGGAAACGCGCAGGGCCATTCCAACGATGGAAGGGGCCGGCGTGAAACTGCATCGCGCATTCGGGTTTCAGGACCCGTCCGAGCTGGACCCTTTCCTGTTGTTCGACGATTTTCGAAACGAACGGCCGCAGGACTATCAGGCCGGGTTTCCCTGGCATCCTCATCGCGGGATCGAGACAATAACCTATGTTCTGGCCGGATCGGTCGAGCATTCCGATTCACTGGGCAACACCGGCACCCTGGGTGCTGGCGATGTGCAATGGATGACGGCAGGGTCAGGTATCTTGCATCAGGAAATGCCGCACGGAAACACCTCGGGGCAGATGCATGGATTCCAATTGTGGGGCAACCTGCCCTCGGATCAGAAGATGACCGCCCCTCGCTATCAGGATGTTCAAAGCAAGGACATTCCCGAAGTCACCGATGACGACGGCACAACTGTTCGGGTAATTGTCGGAGAGTTCTGGGGTAAAACCGGGCCGGTGGATGGTATCGCGGCAGACCCACAATACCTGGACATCTCGATCCCAGCAGGTGTGAAAAAGACGTTTCGGATCGACACCTACCGCCGGGCCTTCGCTTATGTATTTCAGGGGCAGGCCGCCTTTGCCGACGCCTCGCAGCCAACAGGTGTGCTGTTAGAGAAAGAGGTCGCAGGGCAAGAGGTCAACATCCGCGACATGTCAGGCGACAGAACCCTTGTCCGTTTTGGAACCGGAGATGAAATCACGGTTCAGGCAGGCGAGGAAGGCGTTCGGTTCTTGTTGATCTCAGGCGCCCCGATTGATGAGCCGGTCGCGTGGCACGGTCCTATCGTGATGAACACACGCGCCGAGCTGGAACAAGCCTTTCGGGAACTCAGAAACGGGACATTCATTCGCCCCGCGCACTGA